In a genomic window of Wyeomyia smithii strain HCP4-BCI-WySm-NY-G18 chromosome 1, ASM2978416v1, whole genome shotgun sequence:
- the LOC129717685 gene encoding homeobox protein Hmx-like produces the protein MSQWSAIANRYAALCPPGWPWPSAAHRMPFNSPTNDSTGNALENQSPSLTPPQSQQSKTPPPHPAYIGAVSGSVSRLNSNNTVGTIGNSHNGVGSTGSSLGGCSSSTGGDDCESDDDGQEIIEEEDDGSDRPSDCASPNSNSAMQAKRKKKTRTVFSRAQVFQLESTFDLKRYLSSSERAGLAASLRLTETQVKIWFQNRRNKWKRQLAAELEAANMANMAHAAQRLVRVPVLYHDGSAGGFVPPPPHPHPQQLYYTATAARGGSPPRPTLPSLV, from the exons ATGTCGCAATGGAGCGCGATAGCAAATCGGTATGCAGCCTTGTGTCCTCCTGGTTGGCCCTGGCCATCAGCAGCCCATCGGATGCCTTTTAATAGTCCAACCAATG ATAGTACGGGGAATGCATTGGAGAACCAATCTCCTTCTTTGACTCCACCGCAATCACAACAGTCCAAAACTCCTCCACCACATCCGGCATACATAGGAGCAGTGAGCGGCAGTGTAAGTCGATTGAATAGTAATAATACCGTCGGAACGATAGGCAATTCTCACAATGGTGTTGGATCTACTGGGAGTAGCCTAGGTGGTTGTAGCAGTAGCACTGGTGGTGATGATTGTGAATCCGATGACGACGGTCAAGAGATTATCGAAGAGGAAGATGACGGTAGCGATAGGCCTTCGGATTGTGCCTCTCCAAATTCGAACAGTGCAATGCAAGCTAAacggaaaaagaagactcggacgGTATTCTCCCGCGCACAGGTATTCCAACTAGAATCGACGTTTGACTTGAAAAG GTACCTAAGCTCGTCGGAGCGCGCTGGATTGGCAGCATCTCTTCGTTTGACAGAGACGCAAGTAAAAATCTGGTTTCAAAATCGTCGTAATAAATGGAAGCGGCAATTGGCGGCTGAACTGGAAGCTGCAAATATGGCGAATATGGCGCATGCGGCGCAACGACTTGTACGCGTGCCTGTGTTGTACCACGATGGATCCGCTGGCGGATTTGTTCCTCCTCCACCACATCCGCATCCACAGCAGTTGTATTACACAGCAACAGCGGCACGCGGCGGAAGTCCGCCAAGACCAACACTCCCTTCTCTGGTTTAA